Proteins encoded by one window of Haladaptatus sp. ZSTT2:
- a CDS encoding cupin domain-containing protein, with translation MSDEPTVVVRTLADLPSFGSGDLSSQILADETLGVENVGVGVVTIAPGARGSRHVREVEEIVFVLSGTGRIVTEDDSHDLAAGQAAIIPPGVHHYHENTGDEEWKKLWIFAPQGPEKAIRARGE, from the coding sequence ATGAGTGACGAGCCAACAGTCGTCGTCAGAACCCTAGCTGACTTGCCATCGTTCGGGAGCGGCGACCTCTCGAGTCAGATACTCGCAGATGAGACCCTCGGCGTCGAAAACGTCGGCGTCGGCGTCGTGACAATCGCCCCGGGCGCACGCGGGTCGAGACACGTTCGGGAAGTCGAAGAAATCGTGTTTGTCCTTTCTGGAACCGGGCGCATCGTCACCGAGGACGACAGCCACGATCTTGCGGCCGGGCAGGCAGCAATCATCCCGCCGGGCGTGCATCACTACCACGAGAACACCGGCGACGAGGAGTGGAAGAAGTTGTGGATTTTCGCCCCACAGGGTCCGGAAAAGGCGATTCGAGCGCGAGGTGAGTGA